In Rhodamnia argentea isolate NSW1041297 chromosome 1, ASM2092103v1, whole genome shotgun sequence, the genomic window CCCATCTTCTCAAAACGGTATGCCTCTAGCAAATGGTGCCTGATGGAGTTGGTCCAGATGGTGGAGTGCAAGAAAAACATGGGACAGAAGATCATGCCCATCTTCTACGACGTGGAACCTTCCGAGGTTCGGTCCCAAACAGGCGGGTATGGACAGGCCTTCATTTAGCACGAAAGCAAGAGGCGTTATAGTGATGGAACTATTAGCGAGTGGAAGGCTGCTCTTGGTGAAGTTGGGGCATTAAAGGGATGGGACCTCCAAAGTAAGCCCAACAGGTGACTATTTTTCGAAGATTAAGACTAGCAATAGCTTGGATCCTTGGAATGCAACTTAGTTCTGATCGAGGGCTTGCTGAGTTTGTGTTATTCGAGAATTGAAGTAGAATccatttctagaaaagttagAAATCATTCGGATAAGTCCATTTCCACTCTTTTGTTTTCAAATGACATTCACTAGTTCATATCATTTCAGGAAGGAGTCTAAACAAACCCCGttgctaatttttctaattccatGTTTTTGCAACTCCACAACTATCAGGCTCCAAGGTGACTTCGTGAAAACAGTCGTCAAGGAGGTTTTCCGTGAGTTGAAAAAGGGTTGTTTGGCATTATCGAATTGCTTGGTTAAAGTTGACAACCACGTGAGTAAAATCATGAGAACAATCGGCCCTCGGACACATGAAACACGGATCATTGGTATCCACGGAATGGGTGGTGTTGGAAAGACCACTCTTGCCAAAATCATCTACAATCAACTTTCACCTGATTTTGAGTACCGTTGTTTCCTTTCTGGCATTTGAGAAACTTCAGAGGTAAAGGGTGTTGAGTACTTGCAGAATCAACTAATCTCCAACGTCCTCAAGAAGAAATGGATAAGCATAAGCAACAAAGACGAAGGGATTGAGAAGATTAAAGATAGGTTGTGTGGTAAAAGGATCCTCCTTCTCCTTGATGATGTTGACGGAAAGAATCAATTGAATGCACTTATGGGCAAGCGCGATTGGTTCGGGGAAGGAAGTAAGGTTATCCTCACCAGTAGAAACAAAGAGGTTCTTAACGTTCCTGAAGTGGATTGGACCTATGAACTTAACTGCATGGATTTCGACAAATCTCCTGAACTTTTCAGCAAACATGCTTTCAAAAGAGATTGTCCTTTGGATGATTATCTCGCCCATTCCAAAAAGGCGGTAGGTATTGCTGGAGGTCTTCCTCTGGCTCTCGAGGTTATAGGTTCGCTTTTATCGTGCAACAGTAAAAAAACGTGGGATGGCATACTGAAAAAGTTGGAAAAAGTTCCTCATGAGGAAGTCAGCAGTAAGCTCAAGATAAGTTACGAGGCACTAGATGCTCGGCAAAAGCACATCTTTCTCGATATagcttgttttttcattggatGTGACATTGAAATTACAATCCACATGTGGGATGAGACTTCATTTTTTCCGGAAGAAGCTTTGGGAGTGCTGCAGCATATGTCCTTGGTAAAGATCACAAGACAAAATACATTGTGGATGCATGATGTAATAAGGGATTTGGGGCGAGAAATCATCCGCCAACAAAGTAATATGGTAAGAGAGAAGCAGACTAGGGTGTGGGATGCTGATGAAGCGTTACATTTGATGACGACAAACCAGGTAAAAGCTCCCTGCTACCACTGCAATTTGGCTACTTTCCCCTTTATGATGACCCAAAACAGGAGGAGGTTAATAATGCGTTCCCCCTTTGGCAGGACAAGAAAAAAGTTGAAGCTCTCCGTCTCTGGTGTCGCGGTAAGGCAGAACACCGTTTCGCCGACGAGGACTTCATGAGACTTCCGAATCTAAGGTTCCTTGTGATTCATGGCGGGTCGAAAGGGAGCTGGCTTTTGGATCTTATGTAtcagaaaaatatctttcaaatgaTGCTTGGAGTAGTCAGGAGTTTATCTCCGGAACTTCATCGTTTGATCAACTTTTTCCGAAAGAAGTCGCATCTACTTCCGAAATTGCGGTGGCTTGCTTGGAATACTATTCCTCTAGACTTTGACATAGCCGAACTATCCATGAGGAATCTAGTCGTTCTCAGTCTATCACGGAGCTCCATCACCCACCATTGGGACGGTTGGAGCCATATAAAGGTGTGACATATGCTAGGAACTTCTATCTGCTCATCCCAGAACTTGAtcgtttcatgattttttttatctctctgtCGTTGCAGATGGCGAAGAGCTTAAAAGTTCTGATTTTGTCGAGTTGCTGCAACTTGGTTACGACGCCCGACTTCTCAGGACTTGAAAATTTAGAACGGTTGATCTTGAAGGACTGTATAAGGTTGGTTAGAGTCGACGAATCCGTCGGTCGATTACAGCGCTTGGTTTTCTCAGATGTCAGGTTTTGCTTGCGACTTCGTAGCTTGCCAAATGAGATTTATATGCTAGAATCTTTGGAAGAGCTCCATATTCAAGGCACACCAATACAGGCCAATATGGGCTATTGCCCACGCTATCGCCCACGCTATCGATAACAGATAGCACAAAGAGAATAGTGAAGAAGATTAATGCTGTTGTACCATGTTTGTCGCTCTCTGTGTTGCGTTCTTGCGCAGTTTCTTGAACGTCTGTAAAATTCCGTTCGCTGGACATTGGAAATTCGTTTCTTTGAATGGTAGCTACGTAACATCGATGATAAATTCTACATTATTGAAATTCGTCCGATCGGTATACTGCCGATCAGGCTACTAGTTGTGATTCACAAAGGAAGATCTTCCTCGACAAAGCTTTGCGCAAAGGAAGTCGGCGTGCAAGTTGTAGTCACGTAAACGAAACGAACGGGGATACCTATTCGGACGAAGATTTTCCTCAATAAAGCTTGGCTCGAGCAGTGATAAGGTAACAAAACAATCTCAAAGAAGTAGTGGTAAGCTTTTGCATGGTTAACATCAGAGAAAAGCTACTGAACATCTCAAATTATGCCAaccatgataaatttataactacttattttttgacacaaaaaatctcaacctTGTACTCGCGTGGAAAGTTTACCATTTATTAAAGTTCTGTCAACAAACATAGTCCAAAATGTACCCCCTTGAACAATAAAAGGCAAACGGTACTGATATGGCACCCGTGCGATTTAAGTGAAATAAGAACAAGTTGGTCTGGCTAGAAAATTATATTATGCAGCCTTAATGGAAGATAAATGTCTTATATGAAtacaagtttatgacttttggtGCCACAAGAAAAAAGTCgtggtaaatgtgtcatggcATGCAtagtttggggcttttgatgtcacgaaaaaagtttatgataaagagttaataccacgaaaaaattcaaactagtaAACTTGTACAAATTTATccgaaataattttttgactacaaaaaaccccaaactagtatacccgcgataaatttactccaaactataccaccaaaaacctaaAATCGGTACATTTATGAtgaatttaccccaaatttttattttgaacgaCAAAAACCCTAAACGGGTACACTTGTAATAACTTTACCATCCGTCGATTTCTGTTAAAatttaccgtcaaattgctgagttggatcgCATGTGGCGCTTAACAAGTGTACCGATTTAGAATTTTACCCTCtctttatcacatgtgtattaatttgaaagtttttcatgatattaatttaatttaatcgAAATCAACGGAGGATAAATCTGTCATAAGCACCATGATCTTGGTCGCGTAATAGCAGGCTTACTTGTAGTTGGGAAAAGTAATAATTCTAGTTGGAAATAGGCCTGCCTTTTTACAATGTTCTTGGTCGCGTAATAGCGTGCTTACTTGTTTCCCTCCAGCACGAGCCCATTTACTCTTTTTATTGGGCAGACTCGCCTCAGGCGGCCTCTCTCGCCTCTTGGTCCTCTCCTCCGTTCGTTCTGCTCCTCCTCACGCTCCGCGAAGCCAGCCGGAGGCTACGGCGAGCTCCATCCGGCGGCGGCGCCGCCATCGAAAGCTGTTCGCTTTCCGGTACGATACGGTTTCAGAGTCATCGGCATCACACGCGTCGTCGAAGACGTGCCGTGCTTCCAGAAGGGCGAATTGGTCGAGTTCCCGCGGTGTTTCCTTCCGCCGAATATGGAGTACGAGAACAAGCATGTTCTCGCTCCTATGGTTCGAGTCGTGAGTTCAAAAACCTCCTTAAAACCCTTCTGTTTGTCTCACATCATCGTCCTTCGATCTATTGTGGAAAATTTTGGGTGACGAATTTCGAAATTTTGCAGGGGACGTTGCCTTTGAGGTTGCTTGCTGCTCAGTATGGTGCCGATATAACGTACGGAGAGGAGATTATTGACCACAAATTACTTAAATGCGAGCGGAGAATAAACGGTACGGTGTGCACCTGCTTTTGAAGGAAATCTGGTAAAACTCTATTGTTAATGTGTTATGTGGTGAATGGATTGTGGTTCGTTTCCATGCCTACAGCGTGAACAGGAGAATCTGACATGAATTTAACAAGTAGTTGATAATATATGTTGTAGCAGATACGTTGGACAGATCTTTTCAGATATTGATGCTTTTGTTTGTTTAGGCttggtttgttttgtgaaaaacgaataatgaaaacattttacgAGATATAggcaattatttttaggaaaatgttttcgaaatcattcatttgtcGCAAAACAAGCCGAACCTTAAATTCTCACCCAACTACTTTCAAGTCGCTGTTGGCCTAGGCTAATAGTCTAGAACTTGCTGTCAGGAAGTTTCAATCGTTTTGTATTTTGATAAGTAAGGTAACGAGAGAAAAACTTTGAAAGTGGGCTTGCTAGCTGAAGCTAGGTGAGTTTCAATCTTGTAACACATCTTTCACCTGAAAAATAAAAGCGATTTCCATGAGCAGGCAAGCAAGTTTGACCTAGTCTCACTGTGAtttttgagggagagagagagagagagtgacatTCTGAAGGGGGAaacccaagacccattacttcaCTCTTTTCCCATCCATTCCATCATCTTCTCCATTCCAGACGCGGGCGataaatttttcccattttcttttccgTCACTCTGCATTCTCTCAAACATAAAGAGAGGTAATGGGATTTTCACTTCCCTCATATTCTTCCAATATTCTTCTTATGAAAATTAAGGGTACTAGTATAATTGGTAAGACCTGCAGGTAGATGCTCAAATAGAGAATAACTAGATTTTTTTTGCATCACATGGATATTCCTTTCAGCTACAAACATTTACTAGACCAGTAGCAGGTTTTATCTTATGATGGTAGTCATTTCTCAATAAAATTTCCAGAGAAGATAGGTTTTGATATCTGGATTCCTCGAGTTTTACTAATAAGCAAGTGACTTTCTACTCTTCTGATCATTGTTTTCCAGCTAAAGCACTTTCACATGGGGGCTTCTATTTAAGTACCTTAGCAAATAAGCGCTTGATGCTTTGTGTTGATATTTTACCGGTAAACATCAAGTGGAAAACTTATCGTCTATTGCTCAGGTTCACTGACATTTACTTATGCTCCAAGATGATATATGGTAGGCCTTGGAGATGATAATGACATATATTGGCTACATTTTAACTAAGCCAATTGTTCATTTAGTCCTTGATCCTAATTTTCTCGCTCTCCTTATATAAATGGAAAGTCATAAGGTGAGTTTGAAAATGCCTTGACTTTGGGACTTTGCCTTGAAAAAGGGGCCTTGACTCAAGCCTTTATATTGAAAACAAAATGTTGTCTGGTATTTGGTATTTCAAGCACTTATTGTGGCTTAACTTTAAAATGAAACCaaggtaaagaaaaaagaaggagaagtgCAGAGAACTAGAGAATCGTCGAGGGCAGGACATGGCAGGGATGTAAGGCCTCAATTAACGTCCAGCTGCTTAATGAGAATAAAATTCCTTAAAAGAAACATCCGGCTACATAGGAGACTTAATTGAATACTAATATCCCTTAGGACTCTAAAATTGATTTGTAAAGTCCATCTTCCACCAAATCTTCATAGGAACATCAATATTTGAATAAATACCATATTGCATGGTTTTGTTGCGTGCATCAGAAATCTTGTGAGGAAAACTTCTCTTCTCTGaagttttattttctctttcatcAGAGCGCATTGCTTCCACAGATTTTGTGGAGAAAGGAACAGAGAACGTTGTTTTTAGAACGTGCAAGCTAGAACGGGATCATGTAGTCTTTCAAATGGGTACTTCTGATGCCGTGAGGGCTCTACATGCTGCAGAGATAGTGTAAGCGACATGTGATATCTTGCCTTGCAGTAGGATAGCATGTTAGCTTAACAACTTCCTCTGACAATTGATTTGCATATCCAACATATATTTGGGTTTCCCTATGATATTTTGTTTTGCTCAAGTTGAGCAATTCACCTTTAATGGCATTTGAAGATTCTTCTGGGAAGCTATCAAGCAGTCATTTATTTTGTTCTGCACTTTTAGTTTTGCTGCCACACCAATTAAGAACTCTGAAATGCTGATTTGCTTCTAGTCATGAAATACATGTCACATAAGTAGTCAGGATGCTGGGGCactcttggttttttttttttttttttactcttggTACTTCATTAGTTGTATTATTGTCACGCTTCAACAAGAGTGAATAGTCATGGAGCAGGAGTTTCTATGAAATAAGTTTTTACAGTTTTGGCTTGTTCAGTAAACTAGATACTCTCACAATGATTTCGTTTTATTTGAGTTGCAGTAGGATGACCTGGGAATGGTACAGGCATTGCTGGAAATGCCCTTATATGTAAATTCCGAAATGAAGCAATTTTGTTATCAATGGGATTGTGAACCATGTTTGTTTTGAATATCGCCTCAGAATGCTATCTCTGATAGCATTTCTGAGATTCATGGGGAAATGTTATTAATTGAAAAGAATGACAGATTTAATCCTAAGGAGGAATGAATGAAATAGGTGAGAGAAATTTAGCTAATTAAATGTAGTAGTAACTAAAGATGATCAATTGGAAGTTTGAAAAAGGTTGCAATTTGTTGAATTTTGCCTTTTGCTTTCACCTGTTCTTGTAGGGTTGGAATTGGACTTAATATTGAACACCTGAAACTGTTAAAGCAGGCAAATATGGGTACGTAGTCATTTGAAAACATATGTCCATGGAGTTTGCTTAGTGGTGAAGGAATGGACATGCGAACTAGTAGAATGCATGGAATCCCATGTTTGCACCACCTATTTCAGGTTTGGCTCATGTCTTACATGAGGTTGTTGGGCATACATGAGTTAGGGGTTTATCTACTTAAGATTTGTTTctgtttaagaaatttttttttttatgtagataTTATACTGAATCTTGCGCTTTGGTGGGAAAGCAAAactttggagagagagagcaaactAATTACTTAGCATAAGCTCTCCCAAACACAGCCATAAGTTCTGCTATGGAGCTTTCTTGCAAAATATCCAGGGAAAAGTTGTGTATGTGACCTGTTTAAAGACACTAATCCTAGATTTTTAAAATTGGCCTGCCCTGGTAGAAGTTGGTGTAGGTGGTCCATAAAAGGTAAGGAAAATTATACACTGCCTACC contains:
- the LOC125314500 gene encoding disease resistance protein RPV1-like — encoded protein: MAVSSGFDYEVFLSFRGQDTRAGFSDFLYVSLNEAGIRACRDDEELRIGEEIGPELLQAIKQSRISIPIFSKRYASSKWCLMELVQMVECKKNMGQKIMPIFYDVEPSEVRSQTGGLQGDFVKTVVKEVFRELKKGCLALSNCLVKVDNHNQLISNVLKKKWISISNKDEGIEKIKDRLCGKRILLLLDDVDGKNQLNALMGKRDWFGEGSKVILTSRNKEVLNVPEVDWTYELNCMDFDKSPELFSKHAFKRDCPLDDYLAHSKKAVGIAGGLPLALEVIGSLLSCNSKKTWDGILKKLEKVPHEEVSSKLKISYEALDARQKHIFLDIACFFIGCDIEITIHMWDETSFFPEEALGVLQHMSLVKITRQNTLWMHDVIRDLGREIIRQQSNMVREKQTRVWDADEALHLMTTNQVKAPCYHCNLATFPFMMTQNRRRLIMRSPFGRTRKKLKLSVSGVAVRQNTVSPTRTS